Sequence from the Fodinibius salicampi genome:
CAGATCCCGCTCCGGCAACGACATTTGCTCACCTCGATGCAACGACGGTATTAAGCCGTGCACTGACGCAGATTGGTATTTATCCTGCGGTGGATCCCCTTGACTCTTCTTCCCGTATTCTTGATCCCCATATCGTAGGTGAAGAGCATTATAATACGGCCCGTGGAGTTATTGAGATTTTGCAGAAGTATAAGGATCTGCAGGATATTATTGCTATTCTCGGTATGGATGAACTTTCTGATGAAGACAAAACGGTCGTAGCCCGGGCACGAAGAATTCAGCGATTCCTGAGCCAGAACTTCCACGTAGCTGAGCAATTTACTGGCCAGCCGGGTGTTTTCGTAAATGTTGAAGACACCGTGAAGGGCTTCAAGAAAATTCTGGACGGAGAGCTTGACCATTTACCTGAGAATGCTTTTTACATGGTTGGTACTATTGAGGAAGCCATAGAAAAAGGCGAAAAATTGTTAGCCGAAGAAAAGGAAGCTGAGGCAGCAGAATAAAATGACCAGTTTCAAAGCTCAAATTCTAACTCCAGAGGGTTCGCTTCTGGATGAAGAGGTAACAGGTGTTAAACTGCCCGGAACAATGGGCAGCTTCGAAGTTAAAACGCTGCATGCCAATATTATGTCTACTCTTGAAGTAGGTGAAGTGGTGGTTCGCAAAGCAACCGGGGAAGAGCAGCATTTCGCTATAACCGGTGGATTTGTAGAGGTTGTGGATAACCACCTGCATTTACTTGCTGAGGCTGCTGAATCGGTAGAGGAGATTGATGTAGAGCGTGCAAAAGCTGCAAAAGAACGAGCACGTGAACGTTTGGCATCAGCATCGGAAGATGACTCTATCGATAAGAAAAGAGCGAAGAAAGCTTTAGAAAGGGCAGAAAACCGTATCAAACTAGCGGCTGATGTAACGGTATCTACACAGTAAGGCAGATGGTTACTTATTTTCTATAATAGTTATCCGAAAAAATTAGGCGATCTCTCATTGATTGAGGGATCGCCTTTTTTATTGTTTAGATCTTTCCTTGCCTAGTCCAGCTTTTATCGTATTAACTCAGCATCAGGACGTATCCCATTACTGAAAAGTAACGTACTATTATTACCTTACCAGTCAATCCGACCGGTACCGGTGTTATTACCGTTGTTGCCGGCACCTTCCCGGGGCATCACAAATCCTGCAGGAGGTTCAAATGCTTCATAACTCCAGGGAGCATCGGGATCGGATGAGGCAAGGTTCATGAATCGACCGACCATTGGGAGTGCTGTATGGGCCCCCTGACCGGTCCTGCTGGTCTCAGGGAAGCGAATACGCCGGTCGGCACCGCCCACCCAAGCTCCCATTACAATATGAGGAGTCATTCCCATAAACCAGTTATCTGCCGCATTCTGTGTAGTTCCGGTCTTTCCGGCAATATCCTGTCGGATATTATAAGTGCTTTGCAGGCGCACGCCGGTTCCATAGTAATCTTCTCCGCCCCGTATAACCCCGCGCATCATATCAATCATAATATAAGCTGTCTCAGGACTTATTGCTTCCTGCTGAAACTCCGGCTGATATTCTTTAATTACATTGCCGGACTTGTCTTCAATACGGGTAATTGCGAAGGGTTCAATATGCACGCCCTGATTCGCAAAAGTGGTATAGGCGCTTGTTAATTCCAACAGCGATACTTCCGCTGTTCCAAGGGCTATAGATGGGAATACGCGTTCATCCGAGAGGTCAATCCCCATATTTTCAGCCATCTGCTTTATCTTTTGCGCTGCTGGCATTAAATCTTCAACACGGTTTGTATTCGGAGCCCCCGCAATTTCGGGCAGCAGTCCAACCGTCACATTATTTAAGCTCCGTGCCAGTCCTTGCCGCAGGGGCAGCATATCCGGTCCTTCGGGAACACTCGGATCTTTGGGGGCCCAAACTCTGCCGCTCTTTTGAACAAATTTGCGGGGATATTTTGAGAATCTGTGATAGGGCATATAGCCATTATCAATAGCCACGGTATATACAAAGGGCTTAAAGGTTGATCCGGCTTGTCGTTCGGACTGGTAGACATGGTCGAACTGTACATCACCATAGTCGGAGCCGCCTATCCAGCACAGGATTTCGCCCGTCTTGGGATCAATCCCTACAAATCCTGCTTCTAAGCGCATTTTAGCGCGCTTGACGGAGTCCACAAAAGCTTCATCGGCCCTCAATTTTTCCATAACTACCGAGGATTGATCGGTGTCATATTTAGAAAACCCGTTTTTAAAACGATCGGTTTCACGAATAAAACTGGGTAAGAACTGGGGATATCGCTGCCAGAAGATATCCATAAACTCCCCATTGGAGGAGGTCCATTCATCTACGAATATCGACTGCAAAGAATCAAGCTTAGTCTCTACGGCTTGTTGAGCATATTTTTGATACCGTGAATCAATAGTGGTATAGATCGTAAGTCCATCGGTATTAAGATTATAGCCGTTTTCTTCGGCCCAACCTTCTATTTGTTGCCTGACATATTGCCCAAAATACCTGCTTTCAGTTCCGGCTTTGGAGGGAGGATGATAATCTAATTGCAGGGGTTGTTCTAAAAGTTGGTTATAGGCCGTATTATCAAGAAATCCCCGTTCATTGAGGAGCATAAGCACCGTATTGCGGCGGGAAATAGCATTTTCAGGATTAATGCGTGGATTATAAAGATAAACTCCTTTTAATGAACCTATGAGTGTAGCGGCTTCAGGGGCTGTAAGTTCTTTGGCTGTTTTACCATAATGCGTATATGCAGCAGATTGAATACCGAAGGCGCTATTCGGAAATTCAACTGTATTCAAATACATTTCTATTATTTCACGCTTAGTGTAATTGCCCTCTATTTCAATGGCAGTTATCATTTCGCGCAGTTTCCTGATGATCGAAAATTCACGCCCGATCTTCTTATATAAATTTCGGGCTAGCTGTTGGGTAATAGTAGATCCTCCTTGTATCCGTCCGTTCAGCAGATGCCAGGGTACGGAGAGGGTGCGGATCATATCTATACCCCAATGTTCGTAAAATCGGTGATCCTCAGTAGCTATTAATGCATTTATAGCATGGGGGGATATATCTTCATAGGGTACGTAGGTACGATTTTCTGTATAAAAACGATCCAAAACAACGCCGTCCCGACTTTTAACTTCGGAGGCAATAGCTGTTTGAGGATTTTCAAGTTCGGATACTGAAGGAAGACCCGAAAAAAGAAAAATAAGAAAACCGGTAAACAATATAACTGTTATACCACCAGCAATGGTTGTCCACTTAACAAAATCATTTTTATTCCAGTTAAAGGAGAACCAATTTTTATAACCTGAGTGGCCAGAATTATCCTTTGAGGCCTTTTGCCGGCGGTATTCGGGATCGTTAAAATAACGATCCATTTCATTATCAAAGTCTGAGTTACTCATTTAATTTTTGACTCAAAATGGTTTAAGAGAATGTGTTTCAGGCTCCCAACAAACGAGTTTAATGGCTGAATTATTGTAAAGGGCCAAAGTACGATGCTTGTAAAAGGTACCTAAATTTATATAGCTTCCGAAGTCATATTGTTCCCGGCGGGGTATATGATCGTGACCAGAAATTATTAAATCGAAATCACTTTTCTGTAACTGATCTTTTGCCCAGTTAGAAAGCATTTCTTTATGATTTTCAGGATCATCGAGTTTTCTGTTAAAACGGGAAAAGTATTTCATTAGTGTCAACCCAGCCGACCCATTTAATATAGCCCGATAACATTTCAGAAAAAAGGAATTACGCAGGATCCTGTGCATCAGTGGCCTGGGTAGATCAAAATGGGAATTTGCTAAGCCATCTCCATGCAAGAGCATAAGTTTTTTTTGGTCCAGGGAACATTGAATATATTCGTGAGTGATTTTGAATCCCCTGTCTATAAGATGTCCATACGTCCAGTGATCATGATTACCTGTTATATAGGGAATAGAGGAGATATTACGATTATACGTTTCAAATCGGTCAAGAAGTTTATTTCCATAGGAGGGAATATAGTCAGGAAATTCCATCCAGTAGTCGAATAGATCCCCCAGGATAAAAATTTGAATAGATCTTTGTTCGCAATAATCGATCAGCTGGATAAGTTCGGTTTCTATTCGGTGGTTCTCCTGGTCCGAAAATCCCCCAAAATGTACATCAGAGAGGAACAAGACTGGAGGCTTAATAGTGGATAAGTCCATCTGGCGGCCGCTTATTTTTTTCGGCTGATGATAAACTCAATAAGATCCTCAAATGCTTGTCGGTCTTCGGACATGGGAAGCGTCTCTAATTCCGAGAGTGCCTTTGAGGCATATTCTTTCATTATGGACTGAGCATATTTAATTCCCCCTTTTTCGTGAACAAAAGCGACAATTTTATCGATGTCAGATTCTTTTTTATTCCGTTTCCTCATTAGATGCCGGACATGAATTTTTTCCGTTATGGACGCATTATCCAGCGCCTTTATAAAGGGCAGGGTTACTTTGCGTTCACGAATATCATTTCGTTTGGGCTTACCAATATCATCAACCCCATAATCAAAAAGATCGTCGCGTATTTGGAATGCAATCCCCACATTCATTCCAATAGCATGCATCTTTTGATGATAATCCACATTATCAGTGGTAGAGATAGCCCCACATTCGCAGCAGGCAGCAATAAGACTGGCTGTTTTTTCAGAGATGACTTTGAAATAGTAATCTTCATCCATATTAAAAAGGCGGGCTGCTTTAAACTGCCGTAATTCTCCTTCGCTCATACTTTCTACCGCTTTAGAAAGTACTTTTAGTAGTTTAAACTCGTCATAGTCCAGAGCAATGAGTAGTCCTTTGGAAAGTAAAAAATCGCCTAACAACACTCCTGCTTTATTATTCCATACTTTGTTTATACTTAGAAATCCCCGACGTATATCAGCTTCATCAACTACATCATCGTGAATGAGGGTTGCAGTATGCAAGAGCTCTATCATGGTTGCTGCCACATGACTTCTGGTAGTAGGCTCCCCAAATAAGCGGGCCGACATAAATACCAGGGTAGGACGGAGTTCTTTTCCCTTTTGGCGGAGTAGGTATTGCACAATTTTATCGAGTACAAACACATCAGTTCGAAGAGCATCTTTATAAAAATGCCTGAATTCCGAGAGTTCATCCGCTACTGGACGAGTAATCTGGCGAAGATTTTTTTTCTTCTTCCGATTAAAGGAAGTAAGTTCTTGCAACTGAGAGTCTATCATTTGATAAAATTAAATAGCTTTAGGTGCAGCGGTAAATAAAAGTTGAAATTTAATAATTATTCAGGTTTTATACTCCCGTCATTTACAATACCTTTGAGCAACAAAAATATAGAAGTTGAATAGACAATTACGAAAAATTTTAATGATAAAATGATAAAAGCTGATTATAGCCGTGCTCGGTCTTTTTTGACAGATAATGAGTACGAAGAAAGTTACGCTAAAGCGGAGCAGTCCTTCCAGTTAATTAAGCAAGAAAGTGGTGAAGGAGCCGAATGGCTGGGTTGGCGGAAGATGCTAACGGATCCTAACGATGCAATACTCGAGGAGTTGGATAGCCTGGCCTCTACCATTAGAGAAGAAGCAGATGTATTTGTGGTCTGTGGTATTGGAGGCTCTTACCTGGGATCTCGTGCGGTAATTGAGGCATTATCCTCATTCTTTGGAGGGGCAGGCCCAGAAATTTTGTTCGCGGGGCATCATCTCAGTGGAAAATATCTTGAACAGCTTATCCAATATTTGGAAGAGCCCAATGATGAGGGAGAACCCAAAAGTGTGTATTTAAATGTGATTTCAAAGTCTGGAACAACTTTGGAGACGGCACTCTCATTTCGCGTTATCCGTAATTGGATGGAGGATAGGTTCGAAGATGTTGATGGTCGGATTATTTGTACTACCAGTGCAACGGGTGGTGCACTAAATGCCCTGATTGAAGAGCACGGATATCAGAAATTTGTAATTCCCGAAGATGTCGGCGGACGCTTTTCTGTGCTTACACCCGTAGGCTTGTTGCCCATAGCTATAGCGGGAATAGATATTCGTTCCCTGTTTTATGAGGCCGTATCACAGTATGAACAGTTGGAGGAAGATCCACAAAATGTTCTGAAATATGCGGCAATTAAGCATGCATTATATGAAAAGGGAACAGTTACGGATTTGTTTACGACTTTTGAGCCTCAGTTAAACGATTTATGCGGCTGGTTGCAGCAATTGCTGGGTGAAAGCGAGGGAAAAGATGGAGTGGGAATGTTTCCCGCTAAAGCAGTTTATTCTACGGACTTGCATAGCTTAGGACAGTTTGTCCAGGATGGACCTCGTAATTTAATGGAGACTTTTATCCAAGTTGAGCAGGGTAATGATCATATTACAATTGATGAAGATGAACAGAACCATGATGGCCTAAATTATCTAAGCGGGCGCTCTTTTCATGAAGTTAATACAAGGGCTCTGGAGGGGACATTGCAGGCACACTATGAAGGAGGAGTGCCGTGCATTGTAATAAAAATGGAAGAGTTAAATGCTCAGCATATCGGTGAGTTTATTTACTTTTTTGAACTTATGACAGCCATTTATTGCTATTGTTTGGGAGTCAATCCGTTTAATCAGCCGGGCGTGGAGTTTTATAAAAAAGAAATGTATAAACTTTTGGGAAAGAAGTAGTCTGATGGCAGAAAGTGAACATCATCCTATTACGGAACAGGTATCTGACGATGAGTTAAAGTTTATCTCCGTTGCTGGTAATATAGGCGCTGGTAAATCTTCTCTAACGGGATTGCTCGCTAAGCATTTTGGCTGGGAACCATTTTATGAATCGGTAGATGATAATCCTTATTTATCCGATTTTTATGATGATATGCGGAGATGGAGCTTCAATCTGCAGATTTATTTTCTTTCCAGTCGTTTCAGACATCAAAAACAGATGTTGCAACGGCCTGGGCGTTTCGTACAGGATCGGACGATATATGAAGATGTGGAAATTTTTGCCAAAAACCTGCATGAAATGGGGCTAATGAGCGACCGAGACTTTGAAAACTATCAGGCCTTATTTTCAGAAATGGCCCATTATCTTAAACCTCCGGGACTACTAATCTATATTCGTGCACAAGTTCCAACCTTGGTTAAGCAAATCCAACAACGGGGAAGGGATTATGAAAATACAATACGCATCGAATATTTAGAGCGATTAAATCGTTTATATGAGGACTGGATTGACCGTTATCCCCATGAAAAGCTAATTATTGATACCGATGATCTGGATTTTGTAAACAGTAACGAAGATTTAGGGCGAATTATTGAACTCATTGAACAGCGTTTATTTGGCTTGTTTAATTGATTGCAGGTAAAGCCAAATATTCATAACTTTGCAAGCTGTAAAAGTTATGTCAAAACTTGAATTTAACATAGTTGAGATACCCGAAGGAGAAAGTCGGCGAACTGTCGACCTGCCGGACGAAGCATTGGATCTGGCTCCTTATGAATTTAAAGGGGGACACATAGATCTTAAATTCTATCGAACCCTCCATTTTATTCGGGTGAACTTTCATTTAGATGCCGATGTAGAATTGGTATGCGATCGATCGCTGGAAGAATATACTCAGCCGATAGCATCTGACTATGAAGTTCTTTTTAAAGTTGATGTACAGGAAGAAACGGAAAACGAAGACGGGGCCGTTCGCCGGTTTAATTTCTCGTCGAACACCCTCAGTATAGAGGAAGAAGTAAGAGATACAGTCTTACTAAATATTCCGATAAAAAAGCTGCATCCTAAATTTATTGATGAGGATGGAGCTCCCAAAGAGTTTGAAATAAAGAAGTTTGGGGATATCCGAGATGAATCTGAATCAGATAACATTGATCCCCGTTGGGAGAAATTGAAAAAACTTAAGAATTAACAGAAACACTATTACCATAGATAATGGCACATCCAAAGCGTAGACATTCCTCTTCACGAACTAATAAGCGGCGTTCACATCACAAAATTGCTGAACCCACTCTTGCCGAATGCAGTAATTGTGGTGCATATCATAAATATCATCATGTGTGCACAGAATGCGGATACTACCGCGGTCGACAGGTACTGAACGTAAATAAATAATTTTATCTTAATTCAATAATCCATGGTTATTGCTGTTGATGCCGTAGGTGGGGATTTTTATCCGCAGAGTCCGGTAAAAGGTGCTGTTCAGGCTTCTGAAAAGTTACCCGATCTTAATCTTATTTTAGTCGGACCTGAAGACATAATTGAAGATGAGCTTTCTAATTATGATCATGATTCTCAACGCATAAAGATACAGCACGCCCCTGAGATTATTGGAATGAATGAATCGCCTGCCCAAGCGGTTAAAACCAAGCAGAACTCTTCTATTGTCTCAGGGCTGGGCATGCATAAAATGGGTAAATGCGATGCTTTCGTCAGTGCCGGGAATACGGGTGCACTTTTGGCAGCATCTACTTTTTTATTAGGTAAATTAAAAGGAGTTTCCAGGCCCACTATTGCTGCTGTCTATCCAACCATCCAAGGGTTAAGATTAATGATGGATGTGGGGGCAAATTTGGAAGTTCGCTCGGAAATGTATGTTCAATTTGCTCAAATGGGTTCAATTTATGCTCATGAAATTATGGGCATTGAAGAACCTAAAGTTGGACTGCTCAATGTAGGGGAAGAAAAGAGTAAGGGTACTGAGGATCTGAAAGAGGCTTACGAAGCTCTGGCTGAGCTACCTAACTTTGCCGGGAATATTGAAGGACGGGATATCTTTGATGCAAAGGCAGATATATTTTTGTGTGACGGACTTATAGGAAATATCTTGTTAAAGTTTGGAGAATCTATACCAAAAGCTCTTAAAGTTTTCTTTAAAAAAGGTATAAAGAATTTAAATTTGGGCCCCGAAGAATCAAAAGTAGTTCAGCAGGTTCTTAAAAGTTCACTAGAAGAATTTAATCCGGATCGGGTAGGTGGTGTGCCTTTTCTAGGCGTTGACGGACTTAGTATGGTGGGACATGGAAGCAGTAAACCCCGGGCAATGAAAAATATGATATTGAATGCAGCGAAATGCCTCGAGCACAATATCAATGAAAAAATTGTAGCATCTCTTAATTAAATAAACCCCTTACATGGCGGAAAGAAAACTGGCAGGAATTACATCTGTAGGTCACTATTTGCCTGAATACAGGTTGACCAATAGTGACCTTGAAGAAATGGTGGATACAAATGATGAATGGATTCGTACTCGTACGGGCATCAGTGAACGGAGGATCCTAAAAGACGAAGGTAAGGCCACTGCATTTATGGGGGCAAAAGCGGCGGCAGAAGCCATAGAACGCCGGGGTATTGACGCTGATGAGATAGATGTAATCATCGTAGCCACGGTCACACCCGATTATCTTTTTCCAGCAACGGCCTGTTTAGTTCAGGAACAAATAGGGGCTAATAACGCCTATGGATTTGATCTTTCAGCCGCCTGTTCCGGATTCCTGTTTGCCCTGTCTAACGGTGCCAATATGATTGAGTCAGGCAGAGCGGAGAAAGTACTGGTTATAGGGGCCGATAAGATGAGTTCCATTGTAGATTATACCGACCGATCAACCTGTATTTTATTTGGGGATGGAGCCGGAGCTGTATTATTGGAACCTACAGAGGATGGTACTGGCATTATTGATTATATACATCATACTGAGGGGGATACTAATGGAACGCTTTATCAACCTGCAGGGGGGAGTTTAAACCCGGCTTCCCATGATACCGTAGCGGAGCGACTTCATTATGCAAAACAGGACGGGCGTACGGTGTTTAAAAAGGCGACGGTAGGCATGGCTGATGTATCGGCCGAGATAATGGAAAAGAACGACCTTACGGCCGAAGACATAGCATGGTTGGTACCCCATCAGGCGAATTTGAGAATTATTGATGCGACAGCTAATCGCATGGGACTTGATAGCGAAAAGGTAATGGTTAATATTGATAAATACGGTAATACAACTGCTGCAACTATTCCACTTTGTTTATACGACTGGAAGGATAAATTAAATCATGGCGATAACCTGGTCCTCGCAGCTTTTGGTGGCGGCTATACATGGGGATCAATTTATATGAAATGGGGGGAACAATAATGAGTACTGCTTTTATATTTCCTGGACAAGGTTCTCAATCTGTTGGTATGGGACAAGCCCACTATCAACAAAATGAACAATTTGCCCATTACATAAATCGGGCAAATGAAGTATTAGGTTTTGACCTTAAAACTATTATGTTTGAGGGACCTGCAGATAAACTCAAGCAAACAGAATTTACACAACCAGCCATTTTCTTGCACTCCATAGCCCTATATAATACATTAGATGCCAGTCCAGATATGGTTGCAGGGCATAGCCTTGGCGAGTTTTCTGCTTTGGTTGCATGTGGGGCAGTATCATTTGAGGATGCCCTGCGGATTGTTCGCAGGCGGGGTGAGCTTATGCAGCAGGCGGGAGAAGAAAACCCGGGCACGATGGCTGCTGTTATTGGCATGGACGATGAAGTAGTAGAACAAATTTGTAAACAGGCTGCCAAGCAATTAGGTAAAGAAGTTATTGCAGCAAACTATAATTGTCCCGGACAAATTGTAATTTCAGGTGATGTAGAGGCTGTTGAAAAGGCCGTGGAATTGTTGAAGGAAGAAGGATGTAGGTTAGCCAAAATATTGCCGGTAAGTGGAGCCTTTCACTCTTCATTAATGCAGCCGGCTTATGACGGATTAAAAGAAAGTTTGGAGCGTTTATCTGTTAGTGAACCAGCATGTCCGGTTTATAGCAACTATACGGCAGAACCCACTATCGATCCTGAGGAAATCAGGTCAAACGTACTTAATCAGTTGTTGAATCCCGTATTATGGACCCAAACTTTAATGAATATGCATGAAAATGGTGCAGATTCTTTTGTAGAGGTAGGGCCGGGTAATGTACTCCAGGGTTTGGTAAAGCGAACGCTGGATAATGTAGAAATAAATGGTCATCAATAATTTAATGAGCTTATGAGTTTAACATTAGAAGGAAAAACAGCCTTGGTTACCGGAGGTAGTCGGGGAATCGGGCGTGCTATTGCACTTGTCCTTGCTGATTTAGGAGCAGACGTAGCCATTACTTATGCTCATTCTGTGGACGCTGCAAACGAGGTCAAAGAAGATATTGAATCCAAAGGACGGCGGGCTAAGGCCTTGCAGGCTGATGCCGTGAGTTTGGAAAAGGCAGGAGAAGTTATAGATGAAATAACTTCGGATTGGGGTAAGTTAGATGTTTTGGTAAATAATGCCGGTATTACCCGGGATAATTTGATCCTGCGAATGAGTGAGGAACAATGGGATCAAGTTATAGATACGAATTTAAAAAGTATTTTTAACTATAGTAAAGCCGCAGCAAAACCGATGATGCGCAATCGGGGCGGGTCTATCATAAATATTAGTTCAGTTGTTGGAATTAGTGGAAATGCCGGTCAAAGTAACTATGCCGCATCGAAAGCAGGAATTATAGGATTTACAAAATCTTATGCAAAAGAACTGGCATCCCGTGGTATTCGTGCGAATGTAGTTGCTCCAGGCTATATTACTACTGAAATGACCGATGAACTGGATGATAATCTTCTTGAAGCAATTAAAGATGAAACACCATTGGGACGTCCCGGTGATGCTGATGAAGTCGCACAAGCAGTTGCATTTTTAGCTTCAGATCTAAGTTCGTACATTACCGGAGAGATTATTCGGGTAGATGGTGGTATGGCAATGTAGAGAATTAAGTTAGCTGTACAGAAAGTGTATTTTTAATAATTTAAATTGTATTTTCTGCCCATGCTTTAGTTAAGCAGGTAGATTTGAATTATATCATAAACATAAATTTAAGCTAAATAATAGTCATTATGTCACAAGATGTTGAGTCAAAAGTAAAAGCCATTATCGTTGATAAATTAGGTGTTGACGAAGAAGAAGTTACGCACGAAGCTAATTTTACGAACGATTTAGGTGCGGATTCTTTGGATACCGTAGAACTCATTATGGAATTTGAAAAAGAATTCGATATCAGCATTCCTGATGAAGATGCAGAAAACATTGCAACAGTAGGTAATGCTATTGAGTATTTGCAAGAAAAAGTATAGGTACTATACTGCATTCATAAATCTTACACGCTAAGCTATTAGCATGTCCAATAGAAGAGTAGTCATTACCGGAATCGGTGCCCTTACCCCAGTAGGTAAGACGGCACCGGATTTCTGGAATGGATTAATTTCCGGAAAGAGTGGGGCCCAGCCCATAGAACATTTTGATACCGAGGACTTTACAACAAAGTTTGCGGCCCAAATTGAGGATTATAATGAGGAGGACTATTTTGATCGCAAGGAAGCCCGGCGCTTAGACAAAGTTTGTCAATACGCGCTTATTGCTGCCGAAGAAGCTATCCAGGATACCGGCTTAGATCTCGAAGATATCGATAAGGATCGTGTGGCTGTTATTGTTGGAACTGGTATTGGTGGTATGATCACTTTTTACGATCAATCAATCTCTTTCCATGAACATGGACCCCGAGGAGTTTCTCCTTTCTTTATTCCTATGCTCATACCCGACATGGTTGCGGGGCAGATTTCTATCAAATATGGCTTTAAAGGACCAAACTTTTGTGCTGTTTCTGCCTGTGCAACAGGATCTCATAATATTGGCTTAGCGTATGATTCTATTAAAAGCGGTCAGTGCGATATGGCAATTTCTGGTGGTTCGGAAGCTCCCGTGTCCCGGATTGGAGTCGCGGGTTTTACTTCCATGCGAGCAATGTCTAGCAGAAATGACGACCCAAAACGGGCCTCCCGACCGTTTGATAAGGATAGAGATGGATTTGTATTAGGAGAAGGTTCCGGCATCTTATTTTTAGAAGAGTATGAACATGCCAAGGAACGTGGCGCAAGAATATATGGGGAACTGGTTGGATACGGTTTTTCAGCAGATGCCCACCACATCACCGCACCAGATCCAGATGGAGAAGG
This genomic interval carries:
- a CDS encoding acyl carrier protein; the protein is MSQDVESKVKAIIVDKLGVDEEEVTHEANFTNDLGADSLDTVELIMEFEKEFDISIPDEDAENIATVGNAIEYLQEKV
- the fabF gene encoding beta-ketoacyl-ACP synthase II, whose amino-acid sequence is MSNRRVVITGIGALTPVGKTAPDFWNGLISGKSGAQPIEHFDTEDFTTKFAAQIEDYNEEDYFDRKEARRLDKVCQYALIAAEEAIQDTGLDLEDIDKDRVAVIVGTGIGGMITFYDQSISFHEHGPRGVSPFFIPMLIPDMVAGQISIKYGFKGPNFCAVSACATGSHNIGLAYDSIKSGQCDMAISGGSEAPVSRIGVAGFTSMRAMSSRNDDPKRASRPFDKDRDGFVLGEGSGILFLEEYEHAKERGARIYGELVGYGFSADAHHITAPDPDGEGVILAINRALDSAGIKPEDVDHINMHGTSTPLGDIAETNSIKKVFGDHAYKINHNSTKSMTGHALGAAGALEALATMLSTYHGMIPPTINYETPDPECDLNYTPNEAVARDVDYALNNAFGFGGHNTTLVFKKFEE
- the fabD gene encoding ACP S-malonyltransferase; translated protein: MSTAFIFPGQGSQSVGMGQAHYQQNEQFAHYINRANEVLGFDLKTIMFEGPADKLKQTEFTQPAIFLHSIALYNTLDASPDMVAGHSLGEFSALVACGAVSFEDALRIVRRRGELMQQAGEENPGTMAAVIGMDDEVVEQICKQAAKQLGKEVIAANYNCPGQIVISGDVEAVEKAVELLKEEGCRLAKILPVSGAFHSSLMQPAYDGLKESLERLSVSEPACPVYSNYTAEPTIDPEEIRSNVLNQLLNPVLWTQTLMNMHENGADSFVEVGPGNVLQGLVKRTLDNVEINGHQ
- the fabG gene encoding 3-oxoacyl-[acyl-carrier-protein] reductase, coding for MSLTLEGKTALVTGGSRGIGRAIALVLADLGADVAITYAHSVDAANEVKEDIESKGRRAKALQADAVSLEKAGEVIDEITSDWGKLDVLVNNAGITRDNLILRMSEEQWDQVIDTNLKSIFNYSKAAAKPMMRNRGGSIINISSVVGISGNAGQSNYAASKAGIIGFTKSYAKELASRGIRANVVAPGYITTEMTDELDDNLLEAIKDETPLGRPGDADEVAQAVAFLASDLSSYITGEIIRVDGGMAM
- a CDS encoding beta-ketoacyl-ACP synthase III: MAERKLAGITSVGHYLPEYRLTNSDLEEMVDTNDEWIRTRTGISERRILKDEGKATAFMGAKAAAEAIERRGIDADEIDVIIVATVTPDYLFPATACLVQEQIGANNAYGFDLSAACSGFLFALSNGANMIESGRAEKVLVIGADKMSSIVDYTDRSTCILFGDGAGAVLLEPTEDGTGIIDYIHHTEGDTNGTLYQPAGGSLNPASHDTVAERLHYAKQDGRTVFKKATVGMADVSAEIMEKNDLTAEDIAWLVPHQANLRIIDATANRMGLDSEKVMVNIDKYGNTTAATIPLCLYDWKDKLNHGDNLVLAAFGGGYTWGSIYMKWGEQ
- the plsX gene encoding phosphate acyltransferase PlsX; translation: MVIAVDAVGGDFYPQSPVKGAVQASEKLPDLNLILVGPEDIIEDELSNYDHDSQRIKIQHAPEIIGMNESPAQAVKTKQNSSIVSGLGMHKMGKCDAFVSAGNTGALLAASTFLLGKLKGVSRPTIAAVYPTIQGLRLMMDVGANLEVRSEMYVQFAQMGSIYAHEIMGIEEPKVGLLNVGEEKSKGTEDLKEAYEALAELPNFAGNIEGRDIFDAKADIFLCDGLIGNILLKFGESIPKALKVFFKKGIKNLNLGPEESKVVQQVLKSSLEEFNPDRVGGVPFLGVDGLSMVGHGSSKPRAMKNMILNAAKCLEHNINEKIVASLN